The genomic region TGgcaaaaattttaattttttatccaTAGTTTCAATAAGATCATCTAATTAAAGAGAAgtacatgtatataatattatgtaaaaaaaaaatatattatttatatgaatatatatatatatatatatacatgcaaGAAAAGAGTTACCATTgttatcaaaataaaaaatatccggatatatttctttatatttatcatgaTTTGacatattttgttttaaagtaaatatttcatccattcttttatataataaaagttCTATGATATCTAAAATTCGGcatgcatttttttctaatgagtatactttttttttttgttttttaattgaaAGTGATATAgaatttatatacttttgtttatttatttcttcagatttattatattcaaatatttgGAAATGGttaatgtattttatttttccattttcgCTGTTTTTGTCATCAAAATTGTCATAAgtcatataattattttggtTTTCTGAAGGAAAAGAATATTTGATgtcactttttttttttaaatgaatacAAGGGAAATAACTATAATTCCTATCAGTTTTTTCATTGTGtattgatttatttttttggtgttttttgttaaaatataattttttttttttataaaatatatttttctctttttctctttttttcttaaaataattaGTTTTGTTTCTGTCTAATTTGAACAATTTCGATTTTATTGATTtagtttttattaaattataaatattacaatatttttttttgcaacCACTTTGGTTACACACATTTTTAAAcgaatgaaaaatatttgattttatttttatgacagaataataatttttttgggGGCATGAAAAATAATCGTTAtcaattttgttattttcattttttttatttatccaaaaaattgaattatttgtatagcagtttatttttttagcatATCTTGAGATCTTCGATAAGATAAGATTTGGAAGAGAAATATCCAATGGGTTTgtaatttctttattacTTGAaggaataaaattaatattattttcatttcccatcgataaattattatatatataaagatagttgttttgttttgttttgctcatttttttgatgCATTTAGAAAAGTTTGAAACATATAAGCCGagatttgttttatttattcgtTTGCCTATATTTTGATCActactttttatttctttttggCTATTTTCCTAATTAATTTAAGAggcaaataaaattttgtaaaatttattaacacTGTTATATAATGGACACAATTTAATATGTACGTTcagaaaatttttatttttgtcatTATGTAATAGtattaaatgaatttttttttgtctatATAAAGTATTAAGAAAAAAGTTGAAagtaagaaaaaataaaaatgagaaaaatattaaaaagaatGAATGTTGTTTGATTCCTATTTATTtcgtgtttttttttaggctatttattttttgttcatatatttatatatcttttttgattgggataatttaaaaatatgtaactcaatttaaatgaattaaaaaagataGAAAAGATTACAAAAgtttgtaaatttttaactaaaaataaatatatagatatataaattaatgtaaattttgtttatttgtGTGTGCatttttacataaataGACAAATAAGTATGAATAATTGatacatattaaaaagGTAGTTAGTATgcatgaaaatataataaccTACCcaattcatatttatttgagtcagtacacacatataaagatgtatattttatgtgtGCGTTTTTTCTGTACATGTTGacttgaaaaaaaaaattaattcgACCATGATATTTTCATAGGATGCTCTGGTGtaattttaaaactttGCAAGCCATTCATAGCAACTTCGCCATTTTGATAAGAGTTAAAATCAATAAAAGCTACATTTCTTCCTGGTATATATCTAACTTCAGAAAATCCAGGATATtgattaaataaaatttctagagcatttttattaatttcatCAGGTAAATTCTGAACAAATAAGGTAAActgatttatattattttcataattattagctggtttataatttttaattggGTTATATGTTCCATCcaatttttcaattatCTTTGATTTAGTTTTTgcataattaatatttatatttttattcaaaaagggttttccttttaaatttttataagcTAAGGTTGATGATGCTATATTgctaaaaataacaaatgcTTGTCCtcttaatttatttgatttttttataactaCATCCAATACATTTCCATATGgacaaaaaaattcatatagtaaatatttcaaatcatttacatttattttctcttctaaattatttacatataagGTTTGGTTGGGGGGTATATCAAAATTGTCCATTTTCTTGAAGGAAATATTaggataataataaaaaggcTAAGGgattataaatttacaagcattcatatattgcttgtacatgtatatatgatCATAGCATGCCCCCGTTTCCCAATTTTAACGTATAAATAAGTTAAAAAATGCTAATATAATACAGGAGATTGATACATATATTGATAGACGATCTCCTATAATTGCAAACTTCCCTAATGTACCCAAAAACccgttttttttattgtcaAACACGTTTGGGAATCTTGGCTTTAAGTAAGTACATGtacatatgcataatattaTGACAGTTACCATagaatttaaattaaataatgcTGACATTCTTCTcccttttatttttttattttgtattttttatatattattatttttcttgttTTATCAGTTATTCGTGTTTCACTTGTTTGTTGCTCTTATTGTGCTCTttccttttctttttttacctcaaaaataaatatttttgaaagcGATGAGAATTCaatttattcattatatatcaCTTTacgatatatatatttataaaaataaaaaaaaatgatcagaatatttatttgaatatttattattttattaaaatatatatatatatatatatatatatatatataatatatatataatttgcccgtttgagaaaaaaaataaactgTGATAAAACGGATCCctttaaataaaactatATAAAATCGGTTTCAATACGCATgtacatatgtataaaaaatagctaAGGTAATTTGTTGTAAAaaagtattattttataaaatggtattataattgtattttattttgtattattattactatattatttgtcAATTGtgcatttttatgaatatctacattacatatttatgtttcCAGGGTATAGGGGAGGGTAAGATAAAAAGTCCATTTATCTGAAAATTTGTAGATTGGAAAAATGTGTTGTAAATTAATTCGTATttaaagtaaaaaatttgaaataaacaatgacgcttataaatttttcataaaatattgcGTATTTTTCATCATGCAAATATACGTAGATATATTACAAATTCCTTGGATTATATTGAGTATAAAATAGCAATTATGCtgttttaaataaacaattttatatttttaattatttaaaaagaatTTATTACGCTTTGTTTAAGATAAAGCAATGTATTTGCAAAAGTTAAATAGGAAAATTTTATACCAATTGTGTGAGAAAAAcagacaaaaaaaaaatattaattatgatcataataataaaaatggacGATAAAAATTAGCAAATGTAGGGTTTATTTGTGCAGCATTCCACTAAGTATGTttcgtattttttttcaaaaactAAATTAATAAGGCTAAGTGTgtaacaaattttaataaaaaaatatgaccaattgaaaatattttatgaacatGTCAGAATATTTGCATAAagttatgaaaaattttattaacatgtttaaaataatatggggatttaaacatatttatgaatttGGTAGCTagtaatataataaaaaaaatgaaaatattatacttgtcatttttttttaattattaaatatatatatattttgtgaaTAAATTGGATAATTTGGAGCCGTTTTCACAATTAAATGgagatataaaaataattttttat from Plasmodium berghei ANKA genome assembly, chromosome: 8 harbors:
- a CDS encoding U2 small nuclear ribonucleoprotein B'', putative, which codes for MDNFDIPPNQTLYVNNLEEKINVNDLKYLLYEFFCPYGNVLDVVIKKSNKLRGQAFVIFSNIASSTLAYKNLKGKPFLNKNININYAKTKSKIIEKLDGTYNPIKNYKPANNYENNINQFTLFVQNLPDEINKNALEILFNQYPGFSEVRYIPGRNVAFIDFNSYQNGEVAMNGLQSFKITPEHPMKISWSN
- a CDS encoding protein kish, putative codes for the protein MSALFNLNSMVTVIILCICTCTYLKPRFPNVFDNKKNGFLGTLGKFAIIGDRLSIYVSISCIILAFFNLFIR